From Aegilops tauschii subsp. strangulata cultivar AL8/78 chromosome 5, Aet v6.0, whole genome shotgun sequence:
TGTGTATTATACCAAAGAGAGCTGTTATACCTATAAATGGCACAACTGTTAACGTGGCCTGTTGGTCAACCTTGTGTATGTTCTAACGGGAGGTCCCTAGTTCGAACCTTGTAAAAAAGATAAACATACTGGCCCGTACGTATAGACATACCGACGGACGGCTCAACATACATCCGAATTCCGAAGTCCCAAGTTTTAGATGTGTGATCTGCCAGGAAAACACTAGAAGATCCATTTAGCCGGAATTGTACTTCTACACAACAATgtttaaatatatttttgaaaactGGATCGAAAACCTTTATCATGTTTATGAGGAAAATCAGACTGAAAACCTGAACAAGTTGACTCCGTTTGTGAGGAAAACCGACCGAAAACCAAACAAGTAACAAGGTTAAAAGAAGAAGAAATGGACGCTCAGAAAGACCATAACGCACCGCTCCGGCATGCGTACCGAATCCCACGAGACAACATAGGAGCATCCAGAATAAGCGAGTGCCTGAACACGAACCTTGACTGGGGCTCTGCCATGGAAAATCGGAACGATTGTCAAGTTGAGGCATCATTGTGCCATCATTTAACAAAGGTGAACGGACAACACCAAGAGCCTGAAGTTTGCGGGAACACAATGGCAACCATGTGAGGGTCTTGTGCATCCCCAACAACAGTGCTTAGATGCCATCTACCCCTGAAGGCATAGATGTATCTCCCATTTAGATGAAACTCACAACTCAAGTCGGCTCTTTGAAGTCCTTATGTAATGGAAATTATGTTCTTAGCAGTTTGGGGCATCTTGATGACTAGAAATCTTCTCATCTTCAAAAATGAAAGACCCTCAATTAAGATTCTCCTTTTCGAAGATCGATTAAATGACTTTGCGATCCGCTTCAAGTGATCTATTTGAGAGTACAATTCCGTTGTGTAAAGATGCTTTCCATGATTGGATTCAGGTGGTCCTTTTGCAACAAGTCTGCCCTGTCTGTAAGCACTTGCTTGACTACCTCCATATCAGTATACCAAATTACGGTATAGGGGGTTATTGGAAACACATCTCTTTCTAAAAATATCAACTATACATGAATTCAAAGGACACAATGCATGAGACAACATTGTAATGTCTCGAAGAGGACTTAAACATACAAGTATACAACTACATACACAACCAAGATTGGAGTTTATTTACTTGTGTGCCACCTTCCCAAATCCATCTTGCCTCTTTTCTAGGCAGAACATAGATATTATTTATTACAAACGACACAAATTAATATATTAAATGTCACTTTTTTCTCCATCCAGCAGATTCCTCACGATTAGGGGAAGGCCATACCTAGGTGCAAGTGAGATGAAGTTCCTGGGCATGTGAACATACTGggaagagagggagaaggagaatCTTCTCAGGATCATCGTCATCACAGTCTGCACCTCGATCATGGTATAGTTCCTCCCTGGGCACCCACGTGGCCCGCATGAGAAGGCCAACATTGCATACGTGTTGTTGGCAGCCCCCAAGACGCCTTTCTCAAACCTCATGGGGTTGAACTCGTCGGCGTCGAGGCCCCAAATCTCCTTGCTCCGGTGCAACATCATGACCGGAATTGTTATCATGGTTCCTTTTCGAAATTTGATGTTTGCTAATGTTGTGTCAGACGCGGTCTTCCTTAGCAAGAACGGCAGGGGACTGTAGAGCCTCAGTGTCTCAAGAAGGAACATGTTAAGCTGCATTGACATATATGCACCAAGATATCAGAGAATTTATAAGACATGAATCAAAGTATTATGTCTTATATGAACATACTAGCTTGAGTTTGCCAAGGGCTTGGATGCTATTGATATAGGGGGCGTCGCCATCATCATCCCTACATTCTCTCAGCACTTCCTCCCTGAGCCTCTCTTGCCATTCTGGGTAGATGGTGAGCAAGAACATCCCCCAGGTGAGGAGGGTGGCACCTGTGTCCTGCCCTGCGGCGAAGATGGTCTTGCACTCACTGATCATCTCATCGCTGCTCAACGACTCAACTTCTTCTGACTTGCTTGCCCGCAACATCAACCCGATTAGGTCATCTCCGTCGACACCACTGGCAAGCCGCTCCTTTATGAGCCGTGTTGTCTTGCTCGTTATCGACCTGTCAAGTTTCCATGCCTGAAAGTTACGGCGGGTCGGCAGGTATCTGTAACACCAACAAATTTTTATTTAGCTAGACATATAGGTTGATCTGGCTGTGCCCTTCCAGTGCTTAATTAAGAGCTCTTGCAAATGTTTATACCTAAGTCCGGGTATTTGAGGATCTGCAAACGCACGCACCGCGAGCTTCTGGATCTCCTTGCCCTCGGCGAACCCCTCCCGGGCTTCTTTGTAGTGCGCGCCGAAGATCACCCGTTCAATGACTCCTAGAGTCAACTCTTCAGCGTAGCACCCCATGTCTATCTCGGCTTGGTGGCCGTCACCCTTTTCTATTAGGTTGCACCATTGCGCAATCATCTTTTGTGTGCTTTCCCTTGTCATAGCTGACACAGACTAACCCACAGGATAAACCACCAAAAGTAGGCTACTTAATTTAGTCCAACAAAACAGACGGCCAAAATAAACTTAATTACTACCGTACGTGTTGCAACAACCTTGAGGTTCTCGTGGTAGAAGATCGGGTATACAACTCTGCGATGCCGTTTCCAGTCATCACCGTTTGTGGTCAGAAGCCCTTTGCCGAAGATGCGTTCCAAGCTTGGGTTCAGGTAGTCCTTCTGGAACAACTCGGTCCTGTCTTCCAGTACTTGCTTGACTAGCTCCAAGTCAGTAGAATATATCGTCGGTGTTGGTCCCAACCAGTACAGAAATGTTTTCCCTGAGTAGATAcccgcatatatatatatatgatgaaTAATCAGTCTTTCGGATGATAAAAAGTGAGAAACATTTCATGCATTTACCGTAATCGGCGGCCCATTTGTGAAAGAAAGGACTGACGCGGGAGGTGTAGTCGTGGCTGCCGATATCCAGAGGCGTCTTTCCTCTCTCGGCAATCAACATCTGTTTCATCTCCCACAAGGACCCAAGGACGAATCTGTAAGGTGGGCCTCGTATCCCCTGCCGTTCAAACCAGCCGGCGACGGCGTACGGCCTCCATACCAGATGCCACAGGGACCTCCAGATCAGCCAGAGAATAAGGATGGCGGCAAGGGTGTGTACAATTTCTACCATGGTCGCCTCCATGGATATACTCCCTCTAGTCAATGGTGAGTTTTATTCAAGTCTTGGATCGTGGCTAACTATATAGGCTGGACGTGTGTCACTGTCCCGTGGTTTCCAGCTGTGAAGTTAATATGGTATAGTTGATCTGTTGGAGCTTCATGCCATACGGATAGTTCGGGATGTGTCTTATAATGCATCCGAGGAAATAGCCACCATGTGATTAGAGTGTTGAGTTGGTATTGGTTGCTTCACTTTCACACCCATAATAGAACTTTAGGCCCCCTTTTTTTTGCCAGAATCTAGCTTCAAGTTATCGAGCTTTGCCAGCGAACAAAGTGAACATGTTGTGAAAATGTAATATGACAGTGTAAATTAGGGGTGAATAGCTCACGTGCGACGTTTTTGACGTGAATTGGAAAGGATGCAACGTAGTTGATGAAAATAGCTCGGGGTGCAACGTTTTACATGCCAATAATAGCCGGCACGCGACACGGGCCTTAAGCACAAGACATATCGTTATCCATTTGGATTATGGAAGTCAGCAGGACCCACAACTTATCCACGTTAGCGCTGGACTGATCAACTTGTCCACTAACCGTGGGACCCACaacttatccacgtcagcgcTGAAACCACAAGCTATCCACTGACCACGGGACCCACCACATATCAAATGAACTCGAGCCATCGCCGAGCCCGTGCCAGCCCACCGCCCCATTGCCTccagtgccccccccccccccccgcgctggcccccattcttcttcttctccggcgaTGGAGCGTGCCAACGCTGGCGGCCGGCGAGAGGCGAGAGATGCCGATGTCCAGTTCAGCCTCTCGCCCCTCAGCCCGCGGTATGGTGCAGTGCCGATGACCAAGTGCCTGGACTACCCACACATCGCGCCATTGAAGCGTTTGAAAACCAAGTCGaaggatgatacgtctccaacgtatctataatttttgttccatgctattatattatcaatcttggatgttttatatgcattattatgctattttatatcttttttgggactaacttattaacctagtgccaaatgccagttgctgtttttttcacTGTTTTTGCCTTAACAAAGTctaaatggaacgaaactttttgacgatttttcttgAACCACAAGAGACCCTAAAAtcttcgggaggaggccagaggagccacgaggtggccacaagctcGTACGGCGCGCCCCAGGGATGGATCGGCGGGCCAGCGACGAGCCGCGCCAAGCGCAGCACTGCGGCGGGGTCACCGGCCTTGCGGCCGCGCTGCCGCTCGCCGAGCCCATGGGCACGCACAGCAGCAACCTGCCCTTTGGCCAGGTGCAGGGCGGCTACGGGAGCTGCCGCAGGCAGCGGAGCTCGGGGACGGAGTTGTTCCAGGGGCCGGAGCAGGTGGCTTGGGCGACGGCTATGGCATTGCACCAGCGTCAGGAGGAGTCGGAGGTGTTGCCCCAGGGGCAGGTGGTTTGGGCGACGGCTACGGCATTGCACCAGCGGCAGGAGGCGTCGGAGGTGTTGCCCCAGGGGCAGGTGGCTTGGGCGACGGCTACGGCATTGCACCGGCGGCAGGAGGCGCCGGAGGAGTTGGCCCGGGGGCAGGTGGCTTGGGCGACGGCTACGGCATTGCGCCGACGGCAGAAGGTGTTGCCGCGGGGGCAGGGACCTTCGGCGACGGCTACGGGATCACACCGGGCACCGGTGCAGAGCCTTCGGCGGTGCCAGGGACGTTGCCGAACATGGTGaagcggcgacggcggccggcgGTGTTGCGGGAGTGGCAGGGTTCGGCAGCCAGCCACTGGTGGACAACAGCCCCTACGACAGTGGAGCCTACAAGGGCAGCCGTGGGGCCCCTCTAGCGGCGATCGGAGCCGTGGTGTTTGTCAGCGCCATGGCCGTGGGCTTCTGATCGGGAAGACGGATCAGTGGCAGTCTGGATATGCGCTCGTGCGTTTTTCTTTTCATGTGTTGATATTAGCCATATATGCTGTGCTTGTGATTGCCAGTGGTGCAAAATTTGAAGCTGTATTTGTGTGATTTGAGTTAAACTCAAAATTTAATGGAAATGGTTCTGTTCTAATTTCTAACCTGGGTGCTTAATTATCTCCAGAATTGCAATTCGATCAAATACTCAAAAAGGTAGGTTGCACTTTGTTCATCCGTCGGTGGGTTCAGTTACCATTTTATGGATGTATATGATGTCCAGATTAAATTTTCAGAAAGAATAGTAATAGACTAAATTCATTTACCATAATCAGAGGCCAATGTATATATGATCTCCTCTTGTCCCTACATTTGGCAATGAAACACCTTCAGCTCCGTGAAATTTTACAAGCAAATCATGGGATTCTAGCAAGCTCCTTGTAGAGGAATAGGATGCAACTCTCAATGTATTGATTGGATGCATATGATATATAGTACATAGGGAAGTCCTATCCTCAACTATACATAAGGAGGAAGACTTGGAGTACAAGAAATACACGTGCTAAATACATATACTCAACCCCaacacacccccccccccccccccgcgcgccccCAGCTCAGTCGAAGCGACACCACTGCTGACGTAGAGACTGGAGCGGAACTCCTCGAAGGACGTCGTGAGCAAGACTTTGGTCATGATATCGGCAATTTGTTGGGAGGTGGGAACGTGTAAAACACGAACATGGCCAAGAGCCACCTGATGCTGAACAAAATGGATATCCAATATGCTTGGTGCGACGATGATGAACTGGGCTAGCAGAGAGGTAGACGGTGGAGATGTTGTCGCAGTAGACCACCGTGGCCTTGTCAATAGGACACGAGAGCTCGTGAAGAAGCTGACGAAGCCAGGAACACTCGGCGACGACGTTGGCCACGACGCGATACTCAGCCTCAGCAGTAGACCGGGAGACCGTGGGCTGCCGCTTTGACAACCACGAAACCATGGATGTCCAAGGAAGATGCAATAACCCGAAGTGGAGCGACGGGTGTCCGGGCAACCGACCCAGTCAGCGTCGGAGTAGGCGACGAGATCAGTGGCGGCAGAGGCGCGCAACGTGAGACCAAGATccatggctctgataccatgtagagGAATAGGATGCAACTCTCAATGTATTGATTGGGTGCATAT
This genomic window contains:
- the LOC109746606 gene encoding cytochrome P450 709B2 gives rise to the protein MEATMVEIVHTLAAILILWLIWRSLWHLVWRPYAVAGWFERQGIRGPPYRFVLGSLWEMKQMLIAERGKTPLDIGSHDYTSRVSPFFHKWAADYGKTFLYWLGPTPTIYSTDLELVKQVLEDRTELFQKDYLNPSLERIFGKGLLTTNGDDWKRHRRVVYPIFYHENLKSVSAMTRESTQKMIAQWCNLIEKGDGHQAEIDMGCYAEELTLGVIERVIFGAHYKEAREGFAEGKEIQKLAVRAFADPQIPGLRYLPTRRNFQAWKLDRSITSKTTRLIKERLASGVDGDDLIGLMLRASKSEEVESLSSDEMISECKTIFAAGQDTGATLLTWGMFLLTIYPEWQERLREEVLRECRDDDGDAPYINSIQALGKLKLLNMFLLETLRLYSPLPFLLRKTASDTTLANIKFRKGTMITIPVMMLHRSKEIWGLDADEFNPMRFEKGVLGAANNTYAMLAFSCGPRGCPGRNYTMIEVQTVMTMILRRFSFSLSSQYVHMPRNFISLAPRYGLPLIVRNLLDGEKSDI